Part of the Vanessa atalanta chromosome 1, ilVanAtal1.2, whole genome shotgun sequence genome is shown below.
GATAATTTGGCAATtatctcaaaaatataatatttgtaaaaacattgcaaaacatagtaacttaataatattgcaAAACTTATACcgaatatacatattgtaaCACAGGGTCCAGTGTATCACATAAATACTGTCATGCTCATTACACAATAACAATGACTTTTTGGTATACTATCTAGGTATTCAAATAGCTATGATAATTGTAATTATGATCATGTCatgaataattacaaaatcatatgctaagtttacattaaattaacaaagtatttttttttatgttttactcTTGGGATACTTTCAAAACTTTGCAACTATGCATATCATAACCACAagcaataaatcaaaaataatacactgagaatattcaatatcaaatgAATATGCTGCAGTAATAAACACTAATATTACTTTGTCTCGAACATGTTACAACTTATTTAAGAGTTCACTTATAAATTACACAGGGTAATGTCACAGTGTAACTTAAAAAACTGATATATACTAAACTCTAACTCAATTGGGGGTACCAGCcctgtcaaaacataaaaaaaatactacaattttaacataatattgacttaaatttaaataaaaaatagaggtAGAAAATATGTTTGTTCTTAGAATAACTCAATATTGAAACAGCAACAGACAGCTTTAAATATCTAGAAATATAGGACTTTCTTATGGCAGTATTTGTAATGCAAAGAAAAGTTGACATGAAATGATTATTCTTATACATTGCCATTTACAAGAGCCTTCTTTTCAAATTCCTCTCTCTGCTTATAAAGTTCTTTAGCCAATTCCTGAATAAAAGGATGGTCAAACTTTCCATATGTCGCTTTAAAGAATTCCTCCAATTTCTTAGGTGCATTTTCTCTCTTCTCATATTCATAAGCTTGAAGAATCATATCATAGCGATCTAAATCCTTTGTAAATTTGGCCTCGGGTGAGCTTTGATTTTCATACTCCTGCAATAAGTAACAATAACAAATGTAAGATTAGCAATGGTACAAagaatttttttcaaatacatataatacactAATTGAGCCATGTTTGTATAACAGTTTTCTAAAAGATTAAACATAGAATACACTtaacaaaaatcataaaaaaaaattacaagaattAATAACGCTAAGATGCTATTTCAActcctttgtttttattttataacatatgtgGATATAATACTCGATTTCCAATATATTGCctcttaataaatatgtaatatataattttactggaTGTTAGACATAAATGAGTAGCCATGTCCTTCCTTAGgattcaagcttgtttcataccaaattttattaaattcagttcagtggtttgactgTCAAAGAGTAGACGTACCGTCACAGACAGATAGACGAACAGGAAGAGTTACTTcaccatttataatatatgaataattcattTCAAGATAATTTCTAAATAACTTACCTTATAAAGTTCATACATTCTGTCACCAGCTATACCTGTGAGTTCTGCAATAGTTTTCATTGCCTCATCCTCTCTTCTGTGCTTCTCCTCTGGAGATATTCCACAATGTGGTGTTATATCTCCAACAATACTTTCGGCCAAATCATGTACTAAAGCTATAAAATGAAACaagatttataagataaattagcAATGCTTTTATTTAAGGTATATGGAGAATGATTAATTTAGCTTACcaatttgtaaacatttaaatcgGTCTAGTTTGGTTGGATTGTTTTCTTCGGTGAGTAAAAATGTCATTAAACCCATGCGGTACATATGTCCTGCTATGGATTCGCAGTCGTTTATGTTACATAGTACCCAACCTGTTCTTTTCTCGTGCTAGAATTTATAGATTATGATTAAGAAAAACAcgattttttctttcatatggtgtgttaaataaaatgtatgagtTTACCTTTAGACGGCCTACTAACTCCAAGAATtcaagaatttttttattttcaaccaaAGCCATTTTTTCAGTGGATCTGGATACAAGCTACTTGAAGGTCGTCTTTATTCGTTATTGTTTAGTATTTAGCAGTAAGTTGTGATATTCTGTCAATTGCAAATTGTCACACGTTTGAAGACGCCGAAGGAATACTTCAAAGTCAAACGAAAATTACAGATAAggataaattaatgataattattttatcaaaattaaaataagacaaGATTAAGCATAttacctataataaaattttcgaatATAAACCGTCTTTCGTGTTTGTAGTCAAGTAAAGCGAGTTACAAGTTACGACACTAACACGTCACTGCGGTAGAAATTAGTCTATATAGGGTTATcactaatactttattttagtgCTTAtgcttatatatatgttatagatAAATAAGGTAAAACGGATATCTTGTTTATAGTATCTTTGCCATATTTTATGGGgaagaatttttttatatgataaggTAATTTTATAGTAAGCAACGGCAGTAAGCAAACTGTGATTATAATTGACTATTTTACTAAAACCTATTCGAATCAAAGAAGGAATAAATATAGTCAAACCTTAATTTTACGTGATACACGCGAATTgttaatatcacaaatatattatgcactacaattagttcttgattaatattttatttatattatctttatttgtaatacaacaatattcaacttaatttttttatctatagtaatatattataaatgtggaaATAACTCGGTCCGTCCGTctctccgtctgtctgtctgtacgcCTGTCCGTTGTACGTCTATCcgcctgtctgttgctctttcacggccaaactactgaatcaaatttgatgaaatatgctttgaagcaagcttgataCTCAAGGAATGATACTTTTTATACCTGACATTTGACCAACCTCTAGTTGCTGTCGGCAACTAGTATTTCATGTATACACCAATTTCACTTCCAAAGCTCCAATAGcagcttcgtcgacgttcaaaacgccattatgtggtatttataataaatatcatattcatATTCGAGCACAACCAATCGTCCACCAATGATATCaattttatgtcaaatgttgtttatttggctattGTCCTCtcgtggttggaatagactgcACATGGATCCAATACTACCAGTATTGGATCCATGTgcagtctatatatatatatatatatatatatatagtgccaattttacaaatttgttttgttaccgtaagttattttttaattatttataatacttaataacacaatattttcttgtaattcaattgtaatgaTTTGTTgtgacaaaatataattatttagcatttggtaaataaaaatgtttacaataagaaaacgaataaattactaatcgttgttatatttttcttttgtttgtagAGTAATTTAAACACttcttttattcttttaatttatctattaacagatgtttttttaaaggaaacagtttaaaaattcttaatatgtctaaagtaaaaatatgaaatcatttttttctttgaaattattataaaaatattaaattatattaaacagccCATATATCAAGTATAGTCGTAACATTTATAGagctattttcattttatcaaaaatatgaatatggccggatattaaagtaaaaaagcgTGTTCATTGAAtaccatattataaatatcacacGGTAGATCTTTATCTAAACGTGTGAAGTCGGTACGGGAAGGTTGTGCCTTATAATTCTTATGGTACCAATATCTAACACGCGCTCGCAGGTAAACAGATatcagaataatttataaaagtatgcaATGTGTATTTTAAGTGCTTCGCTTCGATAAGTACAttctattactttattattattaagtatgtaGTTGTTTCTATGGTTTGCGTGAAATTGTACACAATATAGGTATTACTTGGAATGCAGTTCACTGATTAGAACGTGATTAGTATTTTAGCGAAAAatgttggttttattttatatttattttatattgaatggtTGGTaagatatttgattaatttcgattactaataaatataaataacatatttttaaattaagtattttttgtcgTGTGATCTTTTCCATAACTCAAAATTCACTGCAGGCCACGATCTTTTAATGTAAGGATGTGTTATGAGACGTTTACTAtagtaatttgaaaatttaaataatactatcatGTAGGTAGCAAATTAGCGTCACCGTAATGtggttttcaacattttacgagtgaaatacgaaattattttttatataggtatatatttttaatttgtaaattgataagaattgtttttatgtagAATCGTAGAAggcgaaattttaataattctattattttaaaagtaaagtaatgcAGCAGCCACTGAATTACCGACTTGTGGGCTAAGGCCTGCTTTGGCTTTGAGAAGATTTAGAGTCTATTCCACCATGCTGATTCAATTCGGGTTAGTAGATACATATGgggaaaaatttaattgaaatgtagGTTTGGGCACACATGTaggttttcttacgatgttttacttcaccactaagcacgagatgaattataaacacaaattaagcacatgacaattcagtacGGTTACtggtttgagcccgcaatcatcgagTAAGATTCATGGATTTTAACCGAAGGGCTTTTTcggctttttttaataaatacccgTAAAACTTTATATTCAAGTGTCTTTAGGACGCACTCAGGACACAGCAAAGAACAGGAAAAAACTGCAGAGAAaatcatactatatatataatttgagaaATGAAATGAGTTCGTCGCAGAAGTATATGTAATTTGTTGcggaaaagatattttttacaagcatataaatttatgttaaaaaaaataacaatcgaaagttttaagaaataggtacttttctttgtttttgacAAAGATTTTCAATTCTACATGATTTCTACACAAAAAAATTGATACAAGAAAATTGTATTGATGTACCATGTTGTATGTGTGAAAAATTTAAACTCTTCagcattattattcattattttaattgcaatatagAGTTAAGTTGATAATTTGTACTAGAAACAGTGGTCGAATTTGTTTGAAAcaatcgaatatatatttttgtttactttttattccaaattattattattgatacagtaaatataatcaatagctacaaaataagaaaataatttgataagcaGAGATGATGAAGATACTGATCTGTTATGCgtttgtctatttatatataaaaaaaacattaccaaattacgaaaataatacagtacaagaatataaaataatagatagagAAAAGTGTACAGCTTCTAAAGgaatataagttattaattgAACATATCATTCtgcataagatttaaatttagaagggTATGAAAGCCAATCAACATGAGTACGAGTATATCTTgtcaaaatagtattttaaagttACGCGAAACTCCTCACTTATTGTAAATAATGGGAACATTTGATTAATATGATCAATGGTAGAGACACGAGGTCGTTCTATGAATCCTAATGCTCCTCGATATACCgctatacaaatttaaattctatctTTGCTTCGCACTGTCAGTGAAAATGTTGGAGTACTCGCCGTCGGTCTACCAATTAGATTTAGCTTCAAAATGAACGTTACAACCCGTTTAAAGTTTCGTTCAAAAAATTTCGTTCAATGCTTGCAAAGTTTATTTTGCCCCTTTTGTGACAAATGTTTGTGATTCGAGAACGTAGCTGGAATGATTCGTTTGTTGTTCCTTTTTTGTACAGGTCtgtgaaatttatattatatttaataaaatatgaaacggcttaaatttttaaaagtatgctGTGTAACTATACTTCTTAATTacttgttaaattcaaataaacaacttggctgtctctatattttatttaattattttttatttgaagtaattATTCTATAAAGGCAAACTCACCGCAGAGCTCGATTGTGAAAtgttagaaatttataaaatgtatatttactataataattcaactttaacgtaactttaataaatcaacGTCGATTTTTGAGATGTGATTGAGTTCTTCCAGAATAACACCGCACTTTTCATTTAGCTTTGTGATGTTGATAATatctaatgtttattattattattcaaatgaattatttatttaaaataaaattaaacgggCTTAATATTAAAGTACTCTAACTTAGGATAATATCTAAAAATGGATTAAATGAGTCGTGCCTTGACTGTGTTAAGCGTGACGCGTGTAGTGTTTGTCGTGGTAAATTTCTGCTGTAGCAGTCAAAGTAGTATTACATTTGaaagaaaagattattttttattaatataaaatgtgcatttaaaactaatattggGTATATACTAGATATACTTCCGTATTACTGGACACAACACAACAACAGGGATTAAAGGATTTAACTTAACACATATTAATTAGCTATTTTATCTGACAGTACAAGGGTGTAGCGTGGCAGGTTATTTTCGGGACACTTACCCTTTGCTCGGCAGTTCCCACGAAGACGAATAAATATTGATGACACAAATGTATAAGTACTAggcatatatagaattattatatatataaaaaaaacatctatagCTTAGGATAAGCTGCGTCGTTGGTTAAGTAGCTTGCTTTCATTCATGCCCCGGGCCACCGCCGGTAAAAGTAAATACGATTTTCTTTCAAGAAATACCTAGCAAATCAGAGTTAGGAATTTGGCGGCGTGCACTCTCGTCTATGTAGATCAATGTGTTTGTTAAGGCgatcttattttattctttgatgaagggattttattaacaaaaaacggCATGTCTAATAACATTCCTATCATTAAACCGttgacatattaatttaaagaagtttaattaactaatatttattattatacccaAAATTACATATTTCCTTTTTAAGAGGCTAACTAAAATTGACAGTCGTTTGGGCTATATACTTAACcaatatacatttttcattatgcatttatttagattgataataaaaatacaaaacttcACGTGGGTTATGTTCAGAATTATAgagaatatttgaataatttttgtcattaaaatgtttaaaataaaattaaatatacatatatcaattaatttggtttcataatttagaataaataatctgaaaaataacaaaaatgatcGCAGCAATAAGATTCTTAgaaattcacttcgtatctcacttgtgacAGCGAATTCACGGTCGTACGCCATAACTATTATAGTTAATGCCacgtatcatatttttaaaattcatgctCGTGTTCTGCGGCATGTTTCGAATTTCTTCTTACACAATATCTCTACAGGTCACTTTCCATTAACATGTTTTCATAAGTTTTCACTAGTTATAAACAAATCCAGGCaatttgctaaaaatatatataataaataattatacagcaacatatgattttatttaaattatattttttatgaattctattaataaaaaatacaatataaataaaataatttttgagcATGGTATCATTAAACGTGTTACAAATAAACGTTGTAAAGGATTTGATAACAATTTAGTTCATGTAAGTTCATTACAATAACTTTCATACACTTTCAAAAATAGAGAAACCACGTACTTTATGGACATGTGTATCATCTGTGAATGTTAATTTGTAGATTCAAATCTTTGATTGCCATTTCCGACGTGAGTTCCTAATTTTGACAATGTgttgtacataaattaaatcaatttgatttgtcatttaaataaacattacacgaTTGCCTTGTCGGTCTAGAGGACTTATAAGGCAGCAGATGAGGTTCTGGGTAACAATGCCTGGTCGattcaataaaaagttttagagTTTGTCAAGAAATTTTCTATAGGAGACCGGAGTTTGAAAGTTTTACACTTCTGTTCTTTGGATAGCACgtaaactcaccgcagaataaTATCGTGAAATGTTAATCTTTGATATACGAAATTAGCTTTAATAGCTATCACATTTAAAGGAAATTCAGATCAAAGTAGCGGATCACATTTCCAAATGACAgattagattaattaaaaaaaaacgaaaacgttTTAAAAGATGATTGTAGTTTTCCtggtttagttttttattaagaacttacaaaaatttttaattaatttgtactcagcctatttatgatttttatcaGAACTGATCCACCCTGCcctgaaaatttttaaaacatatatacggactattgaaaaatttaaaatatatacatagcgtAAGTAATGCGTTTGCCAACGAACAACATTTCATAGTCGCCCGCGGCTTGGCTCATGTTTTAgtggttggtcgtcaggtgtaagGTATAAATTActtctatgtccttccttggagctcAAGctttttcataacaaatttcatcagaaTCGGTGTAGTGGttcggccgtgaaagagcaaatgacaaacagacagagagagttactttcacatttgtaatattagtatagatagattgagtataataataaatagtgtaaACGAAACGTTTATGTGTGTAAAGCGAATATTTTACTGTTTTACGAACTAGGTACTTTGTTTAACTGATAAGTAATGTTAAACATAGAACACTTATGTTCCGACGGTGAAACTTAGGGAATTCCATTCGAGAGTTCGCGTGTTTAAAGCTGATCGAGCGTCGTTgttggttttgttttatttaagtttccATTTAATAGAACAGGAAGACTTTCAGAGAACACTAAAGTAACCTCTCACTTCACATGTTATATTAACCCAAGTTAACATGTGACGGCCAGTGAGTGAGTGTAATTATAGACACAAGAGACGTGATGTCTTTATGTGATAGTGTACGTCCTGAGTGTCCTCATGAGCTCACAATGCACGCGGAATCTGCCACGcacgtaataaataatcatgGAATTATTTTATGGAATCCTCtcattttatggaatatttccGTGAACAACGaggattttttataagaatcttATAGTAGATTGGCTTATGCCAATGCTGTAAAAGTAATTATAGTAGCTTGTTATCGAACATGTCGATATTACGACGTGGCGCACGATTACCGTTTAACAAAGCTGATTGACGTGTCTGACATCAAAAGCATACATTGAGTTTACATAATTGATTGGTTTTATCTATCATATTGGACCTTTTGCgtctaaatatatatcttgttaataattattatcattaaatacatCCTACTCACCACCAAGATTGTACGACGAAAACAAAACTGTAAATATTAAGAGAATATTAGGTAAAAAGGTGAACTAtggtgtaatttattaataaagaaaatgagaagtgcgtttaataagtaaatatttaaattgtattcttttataatgtttttttatttttatttattagtttaaatgaaAGGATTTCATAAATGTGATAAatcttcttaattttttttaaggcacTGATTAACAAAAAACGTACAGAGTTTAAACCAAGGGATTGGCAGAATGAAATTATTGAGcactgagaattttttttttaaaagtcaacTCCTAATGGGATTTGTAAAGAAATTTGTcacttttgaatttagaaatatGGGATTCGATATTAAGACTTCCTTTTATGTGTACAAAACTGTTGttaaagagtttttaaaaattcattccGTAAAGGGAAAAATATGCacgaaaatttaaaatcttccatttttaaattataacaatgaaaatCGTTATAAAGGCCACTCAGGTCGGTTTTGAAAATACATCATCTAAGAGGGTGAAATTGCAGATGAATATTTCAAAACGGAAGACCTTTGATACAAGTTTTACATATCTATACTAAGATAATGAACTACACAGTCATATAGTTTAAAGCAATTTGTGAAGTTGGAATGAAAACTATTAGAATTATGGGTTACAGTATTTCATACATCATTTGGGTAAAAATTTTAGGTACTTATATTCTGTTAGCTTCCCTTTTTTGTTTGGAATTTTAGTCTTTATGGCAGTTTCCGATTATCAATATTGGTTGGACTTCCAAATCTGGACTCAAAATAAGATATTTCTTGGAATCTTATAATAGATTCATTGTAGACAATTTTTCGTTAGCAGGgggtttattttttcaattataatttaaaaacaaccaCGTGCTCACGGTTACATTttgacgttttatattttatcttattactGACATCTTACTACATCAGTAGTTCTTCGCTAGTTCTTTGCGCTAGttgtcttcttggaagacgttgCCCACACTGACTTTTTATGCTacagatacttttttttataaattatatatgatataaattaggATAAGTGTTTAGATATATACCATTCCATTTTAGTTTCACACAAATTAATacttaacaataaacaaatacttaGGATAAGATAGTAAGTTTTTTAATCCTATTAAAAAGCTTTACTGCAATCTAACGGGCCCTGCTCCgcgctcgatcagagagagtacagTCTCGGCGACTCTTATGTCGCGTTTGTATATAGATGTCTTGAGGCTGTGCTCTATGTTGGTCCATTTCGAggcaccggccgctcggccgatgaTCTACCGATAGCTTCATCACCATCGTCCGTGTAATAGACATAGGTGTTAGTGTGTCTGGTGATTGCCACAACTGTGTGAGTAACACTCTCGTGAACATGCAGTCTCACATTCTTCGACTGGACTATAATAGCATCGTAGGTTTGTCTCTGAGATTCGAGGATGGTCATAACGCCTGACCTCACCTTTTCCGTAAACCCGGTCCATCAGGAGTTTCTTTTCTTTCTACTTATGGACCAGACATAGggtattatttatgtaagctGTAACACGttcgatatatataatttttaatcaattgatCTTTATGGCTTAGAAGATCTCGAACACTAAAATCGTGGGTTCGAAGCACTTCAGAATACACAAACagaatttacattaattcattAGGCAAACACCAGACTATACAggagtttaatttgtgtttataatttatccatacacaatggtaatttttttagtatattgttTATATGGTATACCGTTGGCTTATACGGCAAACTTTTGCCGAGTAGCTGATAATTTACATTGATAAACTTTACTTATACAGGCCTTTATTTAACTTCGTCTGTTTGTTTACTTGGGTCAAATAACGTAAATGAATTTATCCAGTTCACTAAAACCatctg
Proteins encoded:
- the LOC125065580 gene encoding 5'-deoxynucleotidase HDDC2, with product MALVENKKILEFLELVGRLKHEKRTGWVLCNINDCESIAGHMYRMGLMTFLLTEENNPTKLDRFKCLQIALVHDLAESIVGDITPHCGISPEEKHRREDEAMKTIAELTGIAGDRMYELYKEYENQSSPEAKFTKDLDRYDMILQAYEYEKRENAPKKLEEFFKATYGKFDHPFIQELAKELYKQREEFEKKALVNGNV